Genomic DNA from Nocardioides aquaticus:
ATGGTTCCTTCCATGAAATGCAAGAAGCCGCCAGCGGTTGCTGGCGGCTTGGGGTGAAGTACGTGTTCAGTGGTGGGTGTCCGGCATTGGTGGGGAGAAGATCCGCTGCAGGGCGATGTAGGCCCGCACGAGCTCACGGATCGCATAGCGGCACTGGTAGGAGCCACCGATCAGGTCGACAGCTGCGATCACCACAGCAGCGAACGCCTCGGCGTAATCCATCTCCTCCGCGAGGCGTCTGCGGTGCCTCTCCCACCAGGTCCTCAGCTTGTCGAGGTAGACGTGGAGGTGCCGCGCGATCGCAATAGCGACAGGCCGTAGACGGTGCATATGAACTCCTTCTGGCATGACGAAGCCCGGTCGCAGGGTGCAGACCGGGCGGACTTGGAGGATGACGCGGGAATGCTGGATCAGGGGTGGTAGATCGTTCGGGCCAGCCGCTCGGCAGAGCTCTTCGCGACTTCCGGTGAGACGTGGCTGTACACGTCGGCGGTGATGGTGATCGAGGAGTGCCCCAGGCGTCGGCTGACCTCCACCAGCGACTCCCCCGACGCCAGCCCGACCGATGCCGAGGTGTGACGCAGGTCGTGGAGCCGGATGGGACGCAGGTTGTGATGGGCGATCAGCCTGGAGAAGAGCCTGGACACGTAGGCCGGGTCGAGGGGCTCGCCCCGCTCTGTGGTGAACACCTGGGTCGGTGGTGGAACTCGCTCGTCGCTGGCGCGCAGAACGCTAAGTCGCTGGCGGCACTGGTGCCACTGCAGCCTCCGGGCCGTCTCCTCGTCGATGGCAACAACCCGTTGTCCTGAAGACGACTTGGGTGGTCCGATCACCGTTCTCCCTCCGACCCGCACGGAGGTCTGCTCGACCCGGAGAAGACCGGCGTTGAGATCGAGGTCGGACCAGCGCAACGCGACAGCCTCCCCCCGACGAAGACCGACGAGCCCGAGGAGGACAAACATCATGTTCATGGGGTCGGCAGTGGTGAGGGTCAGGAACCGTCCGAGCTCCTCGGCTGTCCAGGCGTTCATCGTTGGTCGAGGTGTACGTGGCAGTTCCACCGTCGCGGCCGGGTTGCGCTCGATCAGGCCACGGCGCACGGCGGTGTTCATTGCAGACATCAGAGTCGCGTGGACACGTCGCAGCGTCGACACCGTGATTGGCCGTCCGCGGGTGCCTTCCAGCATCGCCAGCTCGCGATACATCCGCTCCACGTGCAGCGGCCGCAGCGCCGTGAGCGGCAGGTTGCCCAGGTACGGGACCAAGTAACGCCGGATATGGATCTCGTACGAGGTGTGGGTCGAGGGGCGGAGGGACTGCTTGCCCCACAACCAGTTCTCGAGGTACGTCTCGACCGTCTCCTCGCCCACGTCATCGACCGTGATGTCCTGGACGGTGGCTCCATGGGCGATGTGCAGGTGGCGGGTCTGTGCTCGTTCTCGGTTCATGTGGACCTCCTTGAAACGCACGAAAGCCCGCTGCCGACTCGGAAGTCGGACAACGGGCTGAGAGGATCGACCGGCGAATACCGTTCGATGAGATCACCTAGAGCGCCGATGATGGGCAGACGTGTCCTAAGTGATACCTCTATTGTCCCACAATAAACTAGACAACGGAATACAAGTGAAGCAAGCGGTTGCCGGGTCGATAAGGCACAAACCTTTACTCGTGGCTCAGATAGAGGTTAGCGATATTGACGAGTTCAATCTGGAGCCGGTCCCAGTTGGCCACGGCGTCCTCGGTCGGCATCGACGGGGTGGTCAGCGTCAGCCTCTTGGTCGTGGAGGCGCTCATCGCCGCGTAAGCGGCCTCGGCTGCGTCGACCCACCCGCGCTCGCGGAGCGGTTGGAGGGGCACATCGAGGCTGTCCCACTGCGCGAGGTAGACCGTGGCCAGCGAACTGCTGCCAGGCGTTTTGAGATGGGAACCGCTAGCGGTGTGGTCCACGAGAAGTCCCAGGTGGTCCGCGAGCTGGTCGAGTAGCTCGATGGCGCGCAGCGTGGCAGGTGCAGACGCCGCGAGGCCGGTCTCCCGGTCGACCCGGCGACGAGGGGTGCCCTTCGTGCTGGCGGCTGCGGTGCGTCCGTAGACGCTGGGGACGATGACCGTTCCCTCGTGGCCCACGGCGCGGTAGCGCTTGACCTCGACCGCGAAGACCTCGGCCGGGCTCATCTGCTCGTTGAGGAACTCGGTAATCCGCATGAGCTCATCGGGGATCACGTCCGCGACGAAGACCATCCTGATCCGCCCCGACCTCAGGTTGTCCCCCACGCTGGCGAAGAACTCCTCAAGCGTGATGCCCCTGTTCTCTGTCAGCGCCGCGAGAGCCTCAGTCGGGTCACCTCCGAGCCCGAACTGGGTCGCCTCGAAGGCAGCGCGCAAGCCCTCGACCGGCCAGTACCGGACGCCGTTAGCGGCGTAGTCGAGCATCTGACCAACGACCTCGCGTCGGATACGTGTGTCGGTAGACCGCTTGACCTCCACCAGCGTTGGGACGGCGTCCTGGTCCACGAACAGATGGTCCACGCTCCATCGCGATCCCGCATCGTCGCGGTCCGGGACACCCTGTTCCCGCTTCACCAGTGCCCACCGGCGGGGGGCCTCGGGCGTCATCTGACCACCGGCGAGGAGGTCAGGGTGGGTCTCGAGGAGTTGCTGAAGGATGTCTTCTGCCTCGTAGGGCGTGACCGTCATCGCGACAAGCTTCTGGTCGGGCCCGATGTGGAAGAGACCGTCACTGCTCATGCGCCTGCTCCTCGGTCCTTGGCCCACCACAAGAAGTCCGCGGCGTGCTGCTGATGGGCGAACCCCTCGCCGACCAGTTCGCTGAGTAGGTCGTTGCTCCACACGATCAGACGCCCAATGGTCATGGCCACCCGATCCGCGGCCGGGAGGTCGAGGCCGTAGACGGCCTTCGCCATGATCCGCTTCTGGTCATAGGTCACGATCGTCATGTACTTGTCCGGGTAGACCACGCACAGCGTCTTCGTCAGCAGTGCCTCCTTGAAACCCGGCATCGTGAACGGCACGGTCCCCTTGATCAGTTGGGTGAGCCGGTCCTCAAGGCTTTGGGGACGTGTGCCGCGCAGCAGATGTGCGACGACCTGCCGCAGGAGCGCAGCACCTGCTTCCTCTCCCATCTCGTTCCAGGCGTTGTTAAAGCTCGTCATGAATCCGACGTAGACCCCGGTCGGGTCGTTGGCGAACCGTTTGAGGTCCTCCGGTGGTGCTGTCGGCAATGCCTGCTCAGAGAAGAGGAGTTGGTACTTGCTCCAGAACGGCGCGACCCTCGGGTCCGGTTCCGGGCGCTCCTCGCCGAGATACTGCGCCTTCAGCATCTCGGCTCGGAGCCTTGCTTCCGGGTGCACGTCCCCAGCCGTGGGGAACCTCGACCTGGCGACTGCGAGGGAGGTACCGGCAGGTCTGCGCTCGGCGACCGGGTCGCCGTGGTCCCACTGGTAGTCACAGTCGCGGCACTCGACCCGTCGCCGACCGTCGGCGAGTTTTTCCACGAGGTGAACCTCGTCATCGCCGGTACACAGCGGACACATCACCAGGCTCATCGCGACCCCGTCACTATCTCGGCTCGAGAACAACGTTGGGGGCTGCGATGTCCCATACCCGTCTCGCTCTTCTCCAGTGGACTCTGCGGGCAGCTTCGCGGAGGTAGTGCCACTTCTACTCCTCCGCCACGGGCGGCGGTGTACCTCCGGTGGCGGTGATGAAGTCGGCCATCGGGAACCAGTTCCGGTTCCCTGGCAACGCACCTTGCCGCACCTCGTAGCTCACGGTGCGCCACGCCCCGCTGGCGATGTCGGACGCGAACGAGGTGCCGGTGAGCCCACCGGACCTGCCGATCTGGTCGAACTGGTTCGAACCCTCGGCGTGGGCAGCGACGATCGCCTCTCCGGTCAGAACGTCGTCTGCGTTCTTCCCACCGGTGCCTAAGCGGGACTGCAGCTCGGGGTGGCGAGCAAGTGCGACCGCTAGGGCCCGGGCCCAGTACCGGGGTCCGACGATGTCGTAGCGCTGCAGGACCTGTTCCCAGGTGACCACCGGGTACTGCAGAGAACCCACTCGCTCTGCCAAGGGCTCGGGAAGGAGAAGGACGTGCCGGACCCGTAGCGGGTCAAGTCCACGGGTGGTGGCCCAGTAGTCGACCAACTTCGCCTGACGACCCATCTGCGCCTCGAGCGCCGAGGCATTGGGGTTGTGGAACATCTTGGCCTCGACAGCGACCAGCCAGTCCGGCCCGGCGATGACGACATCGGGTGTGTCTGCGTTGAGGAGGTCAGGCCAGGCCAGTTTGTCGGTGTCGGTGAAGACAGACTCAGCGAAGCCGTACTCGGTGTAGAAGGTGAGCTCACGCATCGTTTCGAGGGACTTCTCGATCGACACCTCCGGAAGACCGCAGAGTTCGAGGAACCGGTGGAGGTGAGCAAAGCCGTCGCTCGCCACCAGCATGGGCAGCACCGTGCCGGTGTAGTAGCGCTCCTTCCTGTTCAAGGGCAGCCACGTCGGGTCACCAGCGGCGTGACCCGCGACCAGGTCGACAGCTCGAGATGCCGGTTCGAGCCCCGCTGCGTGCTGCCGGGTCCACCTCACCCGCTCGGCGGTGACCTCGAGCAGCTCGGCCAGGTCGAACTTCGCCTCATCTGAAAGCGAACCGTTCCACTCCCCGGTAGCGATCTGCCGGGTGACGCCCCCGTCGCCGAACACCCGCTCAGCCATCCGCTCGAGCAACGCACCCGCTTCGGCGAGGCGTTCGTCAGACATCCCCATCATTCCTCCGTGGTCGACTGCCAACAGTGGACCACCTAGCACCGACGCAACGCCTGCGAACCAGCGATCGGACTGTTGGTCCAATACCCGGATCGGATGAGGCTGACTACGTCTGGACTTCCTCCACCCGCCCATCGAGGTCGACCACGTACACCGCGACACCTAGCGCCTTGCGAACGTCCCTGGACACCCGGCATGCCGCTGCACGTGCCTCGTCGGGCACGACCACCGCGTAGGTCACCGGCTTGTCGTCCTTTACGTCCATCCGCCGGAGCAGTTGGCCGTACATCGTGTCCACGTCCAAGCCGACCTCTGTAGTGCGCCCCTTCGCCTCAGCGATAAGGCGCGCGTCTCCCCGACTGGCAACTATGTCAGCGAACCGCACCTCCGTCTGGACGACCCAACCCTGCAACCGGAGCCACTTGCTGAAAGCGCCGACAACACGTGCCTCATCACCTCTCACGGACGCCCGCCCTTCCGTTGAATACCTGGTGCACGCTCAGCCCCTCCTAAGTCAACAAGGCCATGCCCGGCGCACATCCGTCACACCTCCTGGACTACCTCCAGCGCAGGGAGGCTGTCCACAATCTCCATGGTTTCCACCGAGACCGTCACCACTCGCGCAAGCAGGTCAAGGATGTGGCGCGGGTCGCCGACCTCCCGTGACCAGTCGTTCGGGTCGTTGACGATGCCTGAGACCTTGTCGGTCTTGACGTAGTAGCGGTCGATGATCCAGTCGACCGCCGACCTGCTGCCCACCATGTAGCGGTAGACCTCAGCCGGTATCCCCGACAAGGTGATCCGGTCGTTGTAACGGATGACGCTGCGGTCGTGCCGCTCCCCAGCCGCCTTGGCCTCGGCGCTAGGTGTGCCGAACCGCATTCTGGTCGCCCCAACCGCATAGAAGCGGTAGGACGCCTCGTCTCCGTCAGTAACCGGAGCGGCATCCAAACCGACGAGCGGGTACGGCTGCACCGCGTCATAGTCAAGGTGTAAGTCACACAGTGCACGACCTGCATCAGCGAATGCCCGCGCGTCGCTCGAGGCCGCAACAAGCGGGATGCGGGGCAGCATCTTCTTTAGGTCGGCAGCAAATCTCGCACGGTAGTCGGGTGAGTGGAGCAAGCCGTAGCAGTAGAAGAAAACGTCGTCCTTGGTCCACACTTCGCCGTAAGCCGCCCGCCACCGGGCTAAGGCCTGGTCGGTCACGTTGTCCTTGCGGTGGTACCCGTTGACAACGTCTTCTTGGTCACCGAAGTCGAGGGCCCCGCCGTCAACTGAGGTCCAAGTCCAGCGCGGGAAGAACTGCCCGTTCTGGCCTGCACCCAGCGCCTGGACATCAACGATGCGGTCTGCCGCCAGCAGCGCAAAAGGCGAGGTCGCGCCCACACCAACGGCGTAGAACCCAAGGTTTGGTCGGTCTCCGCCTGACCCGAACAAGTCAGCTGTCCGACTTGGGAAATCGTTGAGCAGAGGGTCGACGTATAGGTTCTGTCGAACGAATGGTCGATACATGACCTGTCGGAGGCGGCCACCATCCACCTTCAGCGGCCTGCCCCGCGCAGCATGTGCTCGCAGCGACCTCGACCAACTGATCGCAACTGGATCGCCCTCGGCCTCGAGCCCTCGACTCAATCTCTCGGACGCACGAGAGTAAGAAGTGATTAAGCGCGAAACCTGGGCGAGGAGTCTGGATGATCCGAATCCGTAAACCCAAGCATCACGGTTGCTCTTGAGCCCGTTCGAGACGGTCTCTAATACGGCGTCAGCGTTTCCCTTCGCGATCAACGGCACGAAGGTCATAAAGTTACTGTCACGCTGGCCAAGCCAATCGCCGTGCTCGTTAGGATCGACAGATACGGACGGCAATCCCCCGATGCCCGTCGCCTCAGCCACTCGGGATAGTTTTTGCTCGCGGCTCAGGTATTCACCGATATCCGTGTATCGAACTATCGCTGGGCCGGTGCGACCACTCTTCTTGACAAGCACGGTGATCGCGACCGTGGCCCGCGAGCCCCCACCGAACACCTTGCCCCCTTCTCGACGCGACTGCTCGCCTGCGGTGCGTTGGTTGCCGCGAAGATTGAAGACGTAGATAGAGGAGAACTCCTCGGCCAAGGTTTTTCTCATGCCGTCGGCGACGTTGGAGTCGAGCCAGCCACCGTTTGTGACGTAGGCGACGACACCCTGGTCGCCTACCCTCAAACTGGCCCACTTGATGGCCCGAATATAGGAGTCGTATAGCGAGTTCTTATTTGTCGCGGTTGAGCGCGCCGCGTAAGTGGCCCGGATCGCATCGTCGATGCTCGGGTACTTCACATTCGCGTTGTCGTCGTTGGCTGCGTCTTGGCCGACCGAGTAGGGCGGGTTGCCAACGATGACGGTGATCGGCAACCTTCGCTGGCGCTCGATTCGTTCGTGGTTAGCCGGAAAGATATCGAGATCGTCGCGATCACCGTCCTCGTAGGACTGGAAGGTGTCAGTGAGCACCAGTCCGGGGAACGGTTCGTAGGCGTCGGCACCCACACTGCTGCGCGAGCTGCCGCCTTCGGAGAGGGCAGCGTATGTGCTTTCGATGTTGACTGCGGCGATGTAATAAGCAAGCAGCAGAATCTCGTTGGCGTGCAACTCGCTGGCGTATTTGCGCGCCAGATCATGCGGTTTGATGAGACCCGATTGCAGCAGCCGAGTGATGAAGGTGCCAGTACCGGTGAAGCCATCGAGTACGTGTACGCCCTCGTCGGTAAGGCCGCGTCCGAACTCTTCGCGCATGATGTCGTCGGCGGAGTTCAAGATGAAGTCGACGATCTCGATCGGCGTATAGACAATCCCGAGCCGGTCTACGGTCTTACGGAACGCGCTCGCGAAAAAGTTGTCATAAAGCTCCACGATCACTCGCTGACGACCCTCCGCTGAGGAGACTCCTTCGACCCGGCGGCGCACTGAGGCATAGAAGCGATCCAGGTGAGCCTGCTCGGCATCGAGGTTATGCTCGTCCAAGCTGGCAAGCATAAGTTCCATGGTGCGCGCCACCGGGTTGCTCTTCGCGAAGTCGTATCCGGCGAACAGGGCCTCGAAGATAGGACGGGTGATGAGGTGCTGGGCCAGCATCTCAATAGCTTCGTCGGCGGTGATGTTGTCGTTCAGGTTGCCCCGCAAACCCTCAAGAAAGGCCGCGAACTCCTGCGCTGGGGCGGAGTCCTCATCTGCCAGCAACCCCCGAATGCGAATGATGTGCGCTTGGGCAATATCGGCAATGTCGGACGCCCACCTCTCCCAGTACTTGCGCTCACCGACCTTCTTGACGATGCGAGCGAACATCGCGTCGCGAAACTCATCGATGTCGAATGGCAAACTCAACTGTTCGCTCCCCGGCCTTTTCTCAACCGGTTCAGTCCCAATCGGGTCGTTCTCTGGTGGCGGGGTGACAAGGTCGACGATCACGCGGTCCGGGGTGGTGGTCTTGTTGAGCTCGATCTGGTTGATCATGGCGTGGAAGCGCTCGTCGTGGGAGCGGAGTGCCTGCAGGACCTGCCAGACCACCTGGTAGCGCTTGTTGTCGTTGAGTGCCTCCGACGCGCTAAGCCCGGAGGGAACCACCACCGGCAGGACGATGTAGCCAGACTGCTTCCCTGGAGCTTTACGCATCACGCGGCCGACCGCTTGAACAACGTCTACTTGCGAGCCACGCGGCGTCAAGAACATCACCGCGTCCAGCGCTGGAACGTCTACGCCCTCGGAAAGGCACCGGGCGTTAGTCAACACCCGACAGGTGCCTTCATCGGGGTCGCCTTTGAGCCAGGCCAGGTGTTTGTTGCGTTCTTGGACGCCCATCGTCCCGTCCACATGTCGCGACTCGATCCGGGTGCGGCGTTGGCCCTTGTCGGTGTCACTGTCGATGGCTCGGTCCACCAGGACCGGGAAGGACTCGGTGGCTTGCTTGGAGGTCTTGATGTCCTTCGCGAATGCCACCGCCCGTCGCATCGGCTGCGGATCGCTCAGGCGCTCGTTGGGGTCGACGTAGCGCTTGGAGAGCCCGTTCCAGCAGCCCAGCAGCTTGGCGGCATCGCCCAGGGCAATCTCTCCGGAGGTTGCCATCGCGGTCTGAAAGTTCGCGGCGACGTACTCCTCGTCGACTGCCAGGACCAGCACCTTGTAGTCCGTAAGCAGATCGGCCTCAACGGCGTCACCGAATCCAAGGCGGTGCAGTTCAGGGCCGAAGACAGCTTCGTCGTTCATGTCGGCCAGCACGGCCTCGGCTTCGGCGGCTTTGCGCTTGACCTCTTCACCAAACACTCGCGGTGTGGCCGTCATGTACAGCCGCTTAACACCATGTATGACGTTGTTGTCGTGAATCCGAACGAAGTGGGACTCGTCCGAGTCCGACAGCGTCACCCCGGTCGTCCGGTGCGCTTCATCGCAGATGATCAGGTCGAAGTCTCCAAGGCCCTGCTGCTGAGCTTCCGCGATCACGTCGATGGACTGGTAGGTCGAGAAGACCACCGTCATCCTCGGCGTCGAATGCCGACCGACACCCATCCGCTCCACCAACCGGGTGGCGTCGGTGGTCGCAGGCTCGGTGAGGTCGATTGTCGAGATTTCGCCCTCGTCGGTGCTCTTGCGCCCGACCCGAACGTCGGAGCAGACCGCGAACGGGCGTAGGTCGACCGCTGACTCGGCCATCCACTCGCGCAGCGTCTGCGAAAGCAGCTGGATACTCGGCACTAGGAACAGCACGGTGCCCCCCGCGCCGACCATCTCCTCAGCGATCTTCAGGGAGGTGAAGGTCTTGCCCGTGCCACACGCCATCACCAGCTTCCCTCGGTCAGCCCCGACTAACCCTCGGCGTACATCATCGAGAGCACGCCGCTGGTGCGGCCGTAGTTGCTTTGGCCCGACGGGGACCAGGACCTCGGGTGTCGTCCACGAAAACTGGTCCCAGTCGACCCTGGCCTCGTCGAGGTAGGCCAAGTCGACGCGCTGTACAGGCACCGCCTGGCGGCCCGCGGTCTCCACCGCGTTGGCGTTCCAGTTGTCTGCGGTGTCGAAGAAGTAGCGAGAGACAAACTCCGTGCCCCCGGAGGCAGACAGGAAGGTGTCCAAGTCGCCCTTAGAGACCTTGTGCGTCGCGGCATAGAACTTGCACTGAATGGCCGACAGGCCCGCGCGGTCTCGGTGCCGGGCGACCAGGTCGACCCCGGTGTCAGGCCGACCCTCGCGCCCCGGCCAGTCCGACCACAGCCACACATCGGAGAACCGGCTCGACCACTCCGGATCGGTTCGCAGAAAGTTCAGGATCAGGCGTTCGAACTTGTCACCCTTGTCCCTTTCGTCCAGGGACTGGGCCCGCAGGTCGTCGAGGACATCATGAATGTTGGTCGGCACGTCAGCATCTTGCCTCACGTGCAGGCTTTGCAGACGCAGCAATCAAAGCGGCGGAGACGGAATGCACACTTCACGATGGGAACTATGCGTGGTCGGAGTTGTCCAAGTTTACCGACGGCTCGCACGCAGCGTACGAGCGCCGCAGAATCGAGCTGGCTTGCGTCGAGAGACCCGTGACCGGACCCTCAGACATGTCACCCAGGTCAAAAGCGGTTACCCTCCTCGGGCCGCCTCGCTACGCCGGACCTAGTCGCGGACTGAACCGCTGAGTCTGTCGCTCACCCTATTGATGTAGAGGTAGGAGTCGTACAGCTTGAAGATGACGAGCATGAAGAGCATCGCGATGTGAAGACCGATCGCCACCACGATGCCGCAGCTCAAACCGGTCAACGACCCGTCGACCTCGTTTGTAGTCGACTGCCCGGCGACCACCGCGATCAGACCGGCGACGGACCAGAAACTTGCAACGAGGACGTGCGTCACTGCCTCGTCCAGGGATTCTCGATCGGACTCCTCAGTCTCCCCGAACGGGCGCGATCGTTCCGTGAGTCGTTCGCGCCACCCCGCGATCTGAGCGAACACGGCAAGCAGCCCGCCCACCAGCAGCGCGAGCCCAGCGAGGATGGCATCTGGGCTCTTGATCGCGAACCCTGACAGACCTGCAACGAGTCCCGCCGCCAGAGGGACCAGGTACACCAGGACCCGCCCCACGAGGTCCGCGCGGGTCGCCGCTCCGGCGCGGAGCGTCAGCGCTTTCCACTGCCCGCGGAACAGGTCGCGCGGGTCAAGCCGGTCGCTCATGGTCCGCCTCCGCCGTCATCTCACCACTCTACGTCGAACCCGAGGCTGCCAGACAGCACCGACAACCGGCTCATGATCTCGGACTTCCACTTCTCGGGCGTAGTCCGAGAGTCGCCCGTTGGGTAGATGAATACGTCGTCGATCTGTGAGGGCTTAATCCGGTGACCCGTTTTCGAGTCGGTGAGGTACACGTCAGCCTCGTCTGGGTCCAAGTCGCTGACACCGGCGATCTCTGAGAGGACTGCGACGCTCCCCGCCTTGGCCTTCTTGTCCCCCGCCACCCACTTCTTGGCTTCGGTGAGGAGGTCGCTGCGCTCATCGGACCTGTCAAGCTGGGCCACGATCGTCAACGGGCTCTGGTAGCGCTTGCCGCTGCTCGACTTGCCCTTGCGTTTGAGACGTATCTCAGCGCGCTTGCTCTCGGTGATGAGCTCGGTCAGTCGTTTGTCGTCTGACACAGCAGTCAACTTGAGACGCCACCACGGCCCATTCCCCGCGTTCACCTTTGACTGCTTCCCGAGCCACTGCGCGACGGCCAAGCCGGGGCAGGAGCGGTCTACATCTTCTGCGATCAGTAGACCCGTGTCACCAGCCTTCGGGAGCAAGAGTTCAACACGGAAGGGGTAGGACGGCGCGGTTCCCGCGATGTCGATGTCCTGCGGACGCCCGATGGCAAGATCGTGACCGTCCACCGACCCATATCGCACGTTGGTCGACAGGTGCAGTGTCCCGGGGTGCGCGTAGTCGATCCACTTGATCGCGCGGTGGCCTCGAGCCGACGGTGTCTCCGGGGTGATGTCCGACCCGTCGGCGGCATTGCGCAGAGCTGGCATCGCCCACCGTGTGCTGGTGTCCTTAGCCAGGTCGGCTAGCAATCCCGTGAGCCAGTCCGTCGCCGGTTTGCCACAAACCGGCTCGGTGAGGTCAAGCGGACTTCGTCCAAATCCCTCGTGCAGTTGGAGGTAGTACATCCGGAAGCCGTAGCCCATGCGCTCAATCTCCGCGTCTCGTCGTGTTCAAAGCCCCAGGCTAGTCGCGAGGAGTCACAGCCAGCGGGGGTGCGCTCGAGCGCGTGTTGCGCTCTGAGATCCTCGGCCTGTAGGGCGCAGCTCTCCCGGTCGTAACTGTCGATAAGAAGTCAGCCCAGAATCACCCGGCTTAGATCGCGGTGCCCCACTTTCACCACCCTTCGCGCTTGCCGCCCTGGCTCAGATACTCACCCGACTTGTCGAGTGCCTGTTGGCCCAAGCGCTCTAACCTCGAAACGGTGAGGAACCAGGTTGTCGACTCCCGGCGTCCCCTACGAAAGGTGAAGCTCGGACCGCGACGTGATGGGATTCGTTATCCGATACGCCCACGCTCACTCTCCGCAGTTGTCGCATGCCCCGGCCACGGAGAGCTCGAGATGACAGCGCGGACAGGCGCGGACCACCTTCCCGCTTGTCGTCGACGTGCTGGCTTGCAAGCCACCAGCGGTCGACAGCAGGACGCGGAGGCCGCTGGCGGTCGCCCCAAAGGCATCCCGCTCGAAGTCCACTAGGCCTGGGAACATACCGGGGTCAGGACTGGCCTCCCCCACGGTGTAGGGCCACTCGATGTGTCCCCGATGGATGATCAGGATGCGCCGCCAGCCATCACGGGTTCGCCAGTTGCTCGCATTGTAGTTCTGCCTATTGAGCTCCCCGTACCGCTCCGCTGCGATGTAGCCGCCTGACGTTGGCATGTACAGGACGCTGTTGGGTGGCAGGGCGTCGATCGCGGCGGTCACTAGCTCGCGGTCACGCTTGGTCCAGTTTGTGTTCCACCTGAGGGCCTCGAATGTGCTGATCTCGCGGCGGTTCATGACGGGAGGTCGTCAACGCAGTGGCTTAGGACCCGCGTAATCTCAGTGAGCTGGTCGAGGAGTGCCTGCTGCATCGCGGCACCGCCCACTCCCACCGGCACGGTCAACGGCATCCATGTGGTTCCGTCAGTAAGTAGCGCCGCTCGTCCCGGGTATACCTCCTCGAGAAGTCGCCCAGCACTTTCGGCGTTGTAGGTGCCTCGATGCACTCGCACCCAGATCCAGGACGGAACCCCTAGGTGTTCTGGGGAGCGACGTACCCCGACCCCGATGCAGGTCTTGTCGGGGTTTACCTCGACGTACCGCATCCATTCGAAGTCAGGGTCTTGAGTTCGAGAGGGCAGAACTCTGCGGCCGTCGTTGCTCAAGGCGGACGAGGCGAGGGCCACGACGCGGACCAGGTCTGCGTGGCGTGCGGCGCACTTCGTGTCGAGTTCGGCCTGGGTGAAGGGCTTAATGTCGAGCGCTTCCGAGACCTGGATCAGTCCTCGAAGCTGCTCGAGGTCGGGATTTGCTCCGAGCGATGCGGTCAAGGCTGCAAGTACCTGGTCGTAGCTCCAGACCGTCATCAGCAGGTCGTGGTTGTCCGACCTCCGGGCCTGTGCAATGACGTCCTCGGCCTCACGACGACGGTGCTCGGGCACCAGCACAACCATGAGAGACCTTTGCCCGTCAACATCCGACCTTCTAACCAGGTCATCGGCATAGGTGCGCACCTGCTGCACTGAGAGCTCGTGTCCGAGCTTGGCCTCGACGACGACGCGCGGGTGGCGGAACGGGTCTGCCCAGACTTTGGTTGACACCTGACCTGTGAGGATCCGTCCTCGCTGGAAGGATGTCGACCATGGCGAAGGCATACCCGAAGGAGTTCCGCGACGATGTCGTGGCAGTGGCCCGTAAGGGTCAGGCTCCGTTGTCCCAGATCGCGAAGGACTTCGGGATCTCTGAAGGCACGCTGTCGAACTGGCTCAAGCGTGCTGATGTCCAGGACGGTCACCGTCCCGGCCTCACCGACGCTGAGCGTGTCGAGCTGCGTGAGACCAAGAAGCGGATCCGGCTGCTGGAGCAGGAGAACGAGGTCCTGCGCCGGGCAGCTGCCTAT
This window encodes:
- a CDS encoding DEAD/DEAH box helicase; translated protein: MPTNIHDVLDDLRAQSLDERDKGDKFERLILNFLRTDPEWSSRFSDVWLWSDWPGREGRPDTGVDLVARHRDRAGLSAIQCKFYAATHKVSKGDLDTFLSASGGTEFVSRYFFDTADNWNANAVETAGRQAVPVQRVDLAYLDEARVDWDQFSWTTPEVLVPVGPKQLRPHQRRALDDVRRGLVGADRGKLVMACGTGKTFTSLKIAEEMVGAGGTVLFLVPSIQLLSQTLREWMAESAVDLRPFAVCSDVRVGRKSTDEGEISTIDLTEPATTDATRLVERMGVGRHSTPRMTVVFSTYQSIDVIAEAQQQGLGDFDLIICDEAHRTTGVTLSDSDESHFVRIHDNNVIHGVKRLYMTATPRVFGEEVKRKAAEAEAVLADMNDEAVFGPELHRLGFGDAVEADLLTDYKVLVLAVDEEYVAANFQTAMATSGEIALGDAAKLLGCWNGLSKRYVDPNERLSDPQPMRRAVAFAKDIKTSKQATESFPVLVDRAIDSDTDKGQRRTRIESRHVDGTMGVQERNKHLAWLKGDPDEGTCRVLTNARCLSEGVDVPALDAVMFLTPRGSQVDVVQAVGRVMRKAPGKQSGYIVLPVVVPSGLSASEALNDNKRYQVVWQVLQALRSHDERFHAMINQIELNKTTTPDRVIVDLVTPPPENDPIGTEPVEKRPGSEQLSLPFDIDEFRDAMFARIVKKVGERKYWERWASDIADIAQAHIIRIRGLLADEDSAPAQEFAAFLEGLRGNLNDNITADEAIEMLAQHLITRPIFEALFAGYDFAKSNPVARTMELMLASLDEHNLDAEQAHLDRFYASVRRRVEGVSSAEGRQRVIVELYDNFFASAFRKTVDRLGIVYTPIEIVDFILNSADDIMREEFGRGLTDEGVHVLDGFTGTGTFITRLLQSGLIKPHDLARKYASELHANEILLLAYYIAAVNIESTYAALSEGGSSRSSVGADAYEPFPGLVLTDTFQSYEDGDRDDLDIFPANHERIERQRRLPITVIVGNPPYSVGQDAANDDNANVKYPSIDDAIRATYAARSTATNKNSLYDSYIRAIKWASLRVGDQGVVAYVTNGGWLDSNVADGMRKTLAEEFSSIYVFNLRGNQRTAGEQSRREGGKVFGGGSRATVAITVLVKKSGRTGPAIVRYTDIGEYLSREQKLSRVAEATGIGGLPSVSVDPNEHGDWLGQRDSNFMTFVPLIAKGNADAVLETVSNGLKSNRDAWVYGFGSSRLLAQVSRLITSYSRASERLSRGLEAEGDPVAISWSRSLRAHAARGRPLKVDGGRLRQVMYRPFVRQNLYVDPLLNDFPSRTADLFGSGGDRPNLGFYAVGVGATSPFALLAADRIVDVQALGAGQNGQFFPRWTWTSVDGGALDFGDQEDVVNGYHRKDNVTDQALARWRAAYGEVWTKDDVFFYCYGLLHSPDYRARFAADLKKMLPRIPLVAASSDARAFADAGRALCDLHLDYDAVQPYPLVGLDAAPVTDGDEASYRFYAVGATRMRFGTPSAEAKAAGERHDRSVIRYNDRITLSGIPAEVYRYMVGSRSAVDWIIDRYYVKTDKVSGIVNDPNDWSREVGDPRHILDLLARVVTVSVETMEIVDSLPALEVVQEV
- a CDS encoding tyrosine-type recombinase/integrase; the encoded protein is MNRERAQTRHLHIAHGATVQDITVDDVGEETVETYLENWLWGKQSLRPSTHTSYEIHIRRYLVPYLGNLPLTALRPLHVERMYRELAMLEGTRGRPITVSTLRRVHATLMSAMNTAVRRGLIERNPAATVELPRTPRPTMNAWTAEELGRFLTLTTADPMNMMFVLLGLVGLRRGEAVALRWSDLDLNAGLLRVEQTSVRVGGRTVIGPPKSSSGQRVVAIDEETARRLQWHQCRQRLSVLRASDERVPPPTQVFTTERGEPLDPAYVSRLFSRLIAHHNLRPIRLHDLRHTSASVGLASGESLVEVSRRLGHSSITITADVYSHVSPEVAKSSAERLARTIYHP